From the Erpetoichthys calabaricus chromosome 12, fErpCal1.3, whole genome shotgun sequence genome, the window ttcttatcggtccacttgcacaaagtcagggattttgtaggattctagtcaggtgtctgatcaaccaattctaccaaacaggtgctaatgatcatcaatgtcacacggaggttgaaacacagtcattaactgaaacagaaacaactgtgtaggaggcttcaaactgggtgaggaacagccaaactgagctaccaaggtgaggttgtggaagacagtttcatgtcatggcgagattgagcacagcaacaagacacaagttagttctactgcatcagcaaggtctctcccagacaaagatttcaaagcagactggggtttcaagatgtgctgttcaagctcttttgaagaagcacaaagaaacgggcaacgttgaggatcgtagacgcagtggtcggccaaggaaacttagtgcagcagataaaagacacatcaagcttatatccccttcgaaatcagaagatgtccagcagtgccatcagctcagaactggcagaaaccagtgggacccaggtacacccatctactgtccggagaagtctggccagaagtggtcttcatggaagagctgcagccaaaaagccatactgtacctccgacgtggaaacaaggccaagcgactcaagtatgagtcaagaaaacataggaactggggtgcagaaaaatggcagcaggtgctctggactgacgagtcaaaatttgaaatatttggttgtagcagaaggcagtttgtttgtcgaagggctgaaAAGCGgcacaataatgagtgtctgcaggcaacagtgaagcattgtggaggttccttgaatgtttggggctgcatttctgcaaattgaGTTGGAGATTTgttcaggattaatggtgttctcaatgccgagaaatacaggcagatacttatccatcatgcaataccatcagggaggcgtatgattggccccaaatatattctgcagcaggacaatgaccccaaacatacagccaaagtcattaagaattatcttcagcgtaaagaagaacaagaagtcctagaagtgatggtatggcccccacagagccctgatctcaacatcatcgagtgtgtctgggattacatgaagacaCAGAAGGATGTaaggaagccgacatccacagaagatctggggttagttctccaagatgtttggaacaacctaccaaccgagttccttcaaaaactgtgtgcaggtgtacctagaagaactgatgctgttttgaaggcaaagggtggtcacaccaaatattgattagatttagatttctcttttgttcattcactgcattttgatgattgatgaaaataaatgattaacacttccatttttgaaagcattctttgtttacagcattttttcacacctgcctaaaacttttgcacagtactgtatatattatattaaaaaaaaaaagcgcaatACACACAAGTCCGTGCGTTACGCTCTGTGTGAAGTCTTTcctttttatataaaacattcaAATGTGGGAGAGAGCAAAATGTTTACAGAGTAGCAGGCATGGATGCCAAGGCAGGCAGGATTTGACcacaaagcatacaataaaaGCTCAAAAAAACATATTGCAGAAGTGCCTCAGGCACAGCTACTCATGAAAGTTACATTTTAGGGGGAAAAATGTTTCCTTTGCTAATATTTATTATTGATGTGAGGAAACAGACAGGTACGGTACATATGGTGCGAATCTGCAATCTTAAGGTGTTTTGAGAAAAATATGTTGACTCTCAGTGTTGCTTTAAATTTAAGGCCGTATCAATACAAGTAATTTAAGGTAACAAGTACTCCTGATGGGAAAAACTGCCAACccaacaaaaaatgaaagaacacaCAAGGCCTTCTCATGCTGAATTTAGGAAATCAGAAATTCACcattttaatgtgaaaaatgCTCCTAACTAGAATGTTAATAAAGCAGTGGAGATAATGGAATGGAGgcaaatgcaaataaaacaacTTATACTaaagatcaaaacaaaacaaagtaaaaacatggaCATCTAAAGaggacacatttttattttttaaaaaaagttgaatACTGCACATCCAAAGAGGAAAGCAGGCACGTAGAGGATTAAAAGCATCTTGAAGATTGCACTGTGCTGCATTAGACAAAGTGGAAATGCAAAATGAGTTACAAGTAGGGAGTTCAAAATTCGATACCAAAAATTCCAAAATCgtaacagcaaacaaaaacaaaacaaatctgtgCCAAAGTGAAAGTTGGTACCACAGTGATGAAGGCCGCAAAGAGACACTACTTACAAAGGCACAACAGCAAGTTATAAAAATCGAGAGTAAAAGCAACATGTGAAAACGGCTCATGCTGCAGCACCACATTACCATGCAGACGTCCCAAACAAAAACTGAAGTAATGCATGGAAATTTCTGTGCATGACTGCCAAACTCCTCCTTActttgggggggaggggggttggggggggggggggcacacacCAAAAACCGCCATCATGAAATTAGCTCAGTGGATTTGTGTGTACTTTGAGGACATGACATTACCACTTAGATGCACTTTATAACTGATGACGAGATTAATTGCTTTTTACTACCACCTCCTAAAATGTCCCGATAAATGAACGGCAGTTTCAAATTCATTCTCCAATTGCCCAACTACATATATTCATCTGATCATCCATTCACTTGCTAAGCAATGGCAGAGCCACACACGGGACTGTAGCATGTTAAAAGCAAAGCAAGTTTTAAACTAAGCAGCTACTTGGCTTTTCTGCACTGCTAATGAAATAACCTGCTACTTGCcaatatcaaattaaaataatattttaatgcttGGAACACAATAGATACTGCATTAACAGAAACGCATTGCAGAGACCCACAATTATAGTATGGAAAGAACAGCATACtaaatacaaatttacaaatgTTCATTAGTTTAGGCCCCAACATGTCACAAACAGACACCTACATATATTTGAATACATTGGCGAATGTAACGAAGTCTCTCAGTTACAATTAATTGAATACAAAATGGCAATCCAGTaaattttctaattctggatttgcAAGTGGGCTAAGGACTAAACTGATCACTCATAAGATCATTTAACTGGCAAAAACAAAGGCTGCTTTTACAATAATGGGACAGACCTGAACAATTTCAACAGCAGGAGTCTAATGACATTTGTATCAGTTTGGTCATCCATCAAGTATTACTTTTTAGTAATTTGCCAGCTAGTGGTGCAAACAATGCTTTTAATAACAAACTTTGAAAGTCTAAAGGAAGGGTTTATGAACAGACCAGATTAAAAGTATGTTATAAAAACAGCTTGGAAGAGAATTATTTTGGTACAGTATTTACAAATCTAACAGTACAggtatatgaaaaagtttgggaacccctctcagcctgcataataattgactctcctttcaacaaaaaaagataacagtggtctgtctttcatttcctaggaacatctgagtactgcagtgttttccaaacaaagatttttactgAAGAAGTATttggttgtatgaaattaaatcaaatgtggaaaactggctgtgcaaaaatgtggatccccttgtcattttgcggatttgaatgcctgtcactgctcaatgccgattacttacaacaccaaattggttggattagcttgttaagccttgaacttcatagacaggtgtgtccaatcatgagataaaGATATTTAAGGAGGTcgattacaagttgggcttccctttgactctcctctgaagagtaacagcatgggatcctcaaagcaactctcaaaagatctgaaaacaaagattgttcagtctcatggtttaggggaaggctacaaaaagccatctcagaggtttaaactgtacgGAATGgagtcaggaaatggaaggtcacaagcacagttgctgttaaacccagcaggtttAGCagtccaagaaaaatacagaagcggaatatgcgcaggattgtgagaatggttacagaaaacccacagatcacctccaaagacctgcaagaacatcttgctgcagattgttgatctgtacatcgttctacaattcagcgcaatttgcacaaagatcatctgtatggcagggtgatgagaaagaagccctttctgcactcacgacagtcacttgtatgcaaaatcttttagacaagccagattcattttggaacaaagtgctttggactgatgagacaaaaattgttaCTTggacataacaaaaagcactttgcattgtggaaaaacacctgctgcctcctgtcaaatttggtggaggttccatcatgctgtggtgctGTGAGGCTACTcgagggactggggcccttgttaaagttaaaGCCAATATAAACATattcttcagaataatgttcaagcggctgtccatgctcggcctccatcaaatgtaactgaactggagagattttgtatgaagaattgtcaaaaatacctccatccagaatccaggcactcatcaaaggctataggaggacagcatctagaggctgttatttacaaaaggaggctcagctaagtattgatgtcatctctctgttggggtgcccaaatttatgcaccagtctaattttatgatgcatattgcatattttctgttaatccaataaacttaatgtcactgctgaaatactactgtttccgtaaggcatgtcatattaaaaaggaagttgctactttggatTTTTagcattggctgagctttcaaagaattaaggggggttcccaaactttaccATACGagtatttgaatttatttttggtaCCATTTTAAGAAGTATTTCAGTTACAAGCGGGAAAAGTCAAGAGTAAAATTAGAAAGTGCAAATGGTAATTCAGACTGTCCATGATAGGATTCCTTGATACTATGCTGAAAATGTCCCAACGCCCAATTTCCCCACCACTTGCTACACTGGGAAAATATTAATGTCTATCACACATTAAATTCAAGGCTTGCATTgtaatttgagatttataaattGTACTTAAGATGGGTAATTACTCAATACCctactattttaaaattgctgctacaagaaacagaaaaaacatctAGTTTGAACAACGGTTAACTTTTAAAAGTATTAATGGGCGTCAGATACAGTGAATTATGTTCGGTGACAAGCCTACTTGCAAATGCAGTGATCTCTGCATTTTTAAGCCTTTAAGTTGAATACTCAAGTTGAAGAATGAAATGTGTGCCACAGTGCAAAACTTCAGCAACAATGGGCATTTTGAAAATGGCAAAACGAGGACACAAGTATAGTCATGATACCACATTCCCATAATATGTAAACTATACGTAAGCACAAATACTGGGCAGTGACACCACCTGAAAGCACCAAGCCAGCAGCACCCAGAGCAAGCCAAAACAGTGTAACCTGAGTAAATAGTGTTGCCTCTTGTATAGGTGAGGCACACTTCACAAGAGTTAAACTGCAAATTTAACTGCAGTTAAGAGAACTGAAGCCTCACGTCTCAACTTTTGCATTTCAGCTAGATATATTGAAAATAATTGACAATCAGATCATTTGAACTATCCTGTAACATTTGAGAAATTGCAGAACAGTGAAAGGGACCAACCACACCATTCGGTCCGGTCTTTCCTATGGATTTCTCAAACATGTGGTTACAAACAGGCCTAACCACACAGGTTTGCCCATAGCCAAGAGGATGAGTAGAGCAGGTATATGACAACGGCTTTTGCAGGGCAGTCTGTTTAAACTCAGAATAAGAATACCATTGAGGTGGGGAAAACACTACAGGCTATAACCAACAGAATATGAAACATCTCGTGTAAGAGTCCACAGTTTATTAAACAAATGGAATTAAATGTACCATTTCTGCCCATTCCAAGACCTTCAAGTTACAGAACAGTTAATGTCTGCCGTGTTAGACCCATGTCAAATGATACATAAACCTTTTCAAATTATGTCCATCAATGAACAGTTCATCAGGAAGAAACCAATAGGTTAATGAGAACACATTAAAACAAGAGCAAAACATAAGCCAAAACTACAGCATCTGACTTTGGCTGGACCTGCTCAAAAGTTCAAAACCCATAAAGCTGCTTCACCAAAACTCCAACTATACTAGAGCCCAATTGGTCACTGAGCTCCAGCATAGTACCGGTGTAACATATGCCCTTGTTTAATAGTGGGCACTTGCACAAATGGGTTTATAAACTGGTACATCTTTTGCCACGTATGAGTAGTCTAACACAAATATTCTAATTTTTGGGGAGTCTGGGAGTGCAAAAAGCAGACAAAGACAGCATGTGATCCAGATCAGGTATCTTTAATAAATGCACCCAATATAGAAGATTTAATCTGGTAAATATTTTTATGCAAAGAGACTAAAAATTCCTAAGAGCATGAAGGCAAGGGCAGCCATTCAAGTTCAAAAGGTTCAATATCTAGTCTGCTAAATACAAAAAGTTGAATCAATTTTCACCTTGAAAAAAGCCACCACACAACATTGAcaaaactgaaattcttttaaCTCAtcacttgacaaaaaaaaacactagtaaacattttccatttaaaagatggtagaaataaaaatttaactcAAATGTTTGgtcattaaaaacaattcatggaTGGGGAGGGAATCCAACATAGTTCAAATCTGAAACAGCGGATAGAACTGGACAATATTAGAACATTTTATGCATTTCTGTCAATTCGAACATCAATTTCACGGCCAGATAACTTTGTTCCATTCATGAGTCTGCAGGCCCTCTCTGCAGTTTCAGGATTCTCAAAACGAACAACCCCACAGCCCTTTGACTTGCCATTCTCCATTTTGATATCTGCATACTGTACATGACCTaaggaaagacagaaaaaggGAGGACATTTCAATGAGCTGaacacaaagtgaaaacaagctTTCAGGGATATAAACACAATACACACACTTGACAGTATCAGACAATACCAGTGGTCTAAGCACCCAAGTCTATGATCAGAAACCAGATGCAAACTTACCACAAGAGTTAAAAGTGTCTTTAAGCATTTTCCAAGTGAAGTCAAATGGCaactaaaaggaagaaaaaagtatgaaaaatcaTTAGCTACAGAGTCTACCCATCTCTCATTTAATTGAACAATGTTGCACTTTGCTAGTTTGTAAATACCTtatattctgaatattttacaCATCTTGGATCCACAGTCACCACAACCATGTATGAGCAATCTCTGCACATACAATAAACTACTATTTTGCATAGTGCATTTAAGCACAGGGAGCCCGTCAAGTACATTTGtacttctggattttttttattgcatcttGAAGTCCCAAATTTACTCGAGTGAAATTCAGTTCCagcatgtaacatacatactacACGATACACAATTTAAGAAGCTAATCACTAGACTTCAGAAAAGGTATAATACACTGAAGTTGCTTTTACTTTCATGACTCCTTTGCATTGTACTATAATCAAACTTGCATATATTTAGTTTAACTCGAACACTAAACCTTTCAAAATGAAACTTTCAATATAATCGTATAAGCAAAATTCTCGCCCAtctcaaagccaaaaaaaaaatctgtatctgTGAGAAGGAAGGCAGACTTAGTGCAAATCACAATGGCCAAAGTCATCATAAACATAACAGCAGAGTCTTGCAAGGGGTACAAGTCCTAACTTAATCTGGGAAAACGCTGTAAAATGGATGAACGAAAAACTTTCCATTCAAGCCAAGGATAAAACCAGAGCCCAGTCACCGAAGAAGAGGCTGCAGCTCCAGTAGACACTTTCCACAGCTCAATAAACAGCAAAGCTGAAGTGAAAATTCGTGTGCTCATTAACTCAGTAAGTCAATCTTTATGCAGTTTTAAGGAACAGCAAAAATGCACTAACATCTGCATGCACACCCTCTAGACTGTATAACTTTCTAATTTAAGTTTATCCTTCACACAGTTTGTCCAGAGTTGGACAATTTAATTAGTCCCATGTTCATTCTTCTGAATGAATATTAAATGACCCGGGAAGTTGCCAGGTGACCCAAAGTGTGAACAAAACCATTAATTCTCGGTATGATCAACTTAGAAGTTTCTCCAGGTCCTATATACAATATGTCCAAAGAAGCTAAACTATTACTAGGCAGCAAATGCTCACTTAAGTTTCCACTGATTGGGAAGACTACACTAGCAAGCATCAATGTAATTACTGCATTATGGCTATTTGGTTTACGCAGCATTAAAAATCATCTGAATGTTGTAGAGAACGTGTGTCAAAAGGTATGTGTACTTACATTTCTGACAAAAATTTGGCATCCCTTTCGAGGGTTTGCTCCAGCGCCAGAAGCTGCTACGCCAGCACCAAAGCCACCACGATCCATATCAGCAGACCTATCAAATCCAGATCCTGCTCCCACTGAGGCCATGTGGTCCAATCCTGTTGCCGGGTAGCGGTCCATTCCCATGCCACCAACTCTGTCAAAGCTGGCACCCATTCGATCCATTCCAGAACCCATTCGATCCATGCCCATTGGAGCCATGTAATCCATTCCAGACCCCATTCGCTCCATGCCAGAAGGGCCTAAACGATCATATCCAACTGGGCCAAGACGGTCCATGCTAGAGCTCATACGATCCAGGCCAGAACCAAGCCGATCCATCCCAGGCCCCATTCTATCCATCCCAGAGCTCAACCGATCATAACCAGAGCCTAATCTATCAATATCAGCAACACGGTCCATTCGATCAATTCCCATTCCAACTCTGTCAAGTCCTTGCATCCTATCCATTCCTGAGCTCATCCTGTCCATACTAGATCCCATCCGCTCCATACTCATCGAGCTACCTATGGAATTAAAACAGGCATttgttagatttaaaaaaaaaaaaaaaaatccaattttttaGGTACTGGAAAGCAATTGATtacaaaaatggggaaaaaatttGTCCAGAAGAAAGTAAAACTGACTAACCTATACCTCTGTCAAATGAATCGCCAAAACCTCTTGACATGCCAACATCACCTCTGCTAAAGTTCTGATCAAAGCCTCCACCTAGTCCACGTTCCAtctctaaaaacaaaaaagatttaaacaaaaaaaaaaaaaaaacacaccagggatttaaaaaaaaaattatatattcttaCCATTCATCCGTCCCATTCCTGTTGGACCAAAGCGATCCATTCCACCCATGACACCTCCAAAGGAGCTGTCCATGCCTAGGAATTTAAAAACATCCAGAAAGTACCTATTACCAAGTAATCTACCAAACTACCAACATTCTCTGCTCAGAtgcaacagattaaaaaaaaaaacaaaaaaacacaccataCCTCCCAACCGTCCCATGCCACCATAGTTCATTCCATCAATgcctgcaaaaataaaaagtaccaGTATTCAAACATGCATTCAATCCCAAAAGAAACTTGAATGACTCCAGATGGGGCAGACAAGCATTCAAATAAACAGGGGTGGCCAAACAGTAGGCTTACAGTTATGAATATGTGAAAAAGTTTCTTGTATTACTTATTAACTAGCCGACGCACGCTGtaccatacggcggtgtaagaataggaatggaaaatggtgagtaaggaattcagaaatcaagaaataaatacttcttgaaagatgcagtgtgcatgtagaatttccggccaagcaggataacatgtgaaagtgataaataaatcaggctttccgaatttacgtactatggccatggcatcctgatagttttgttgtatGTATCTTGgatttcctggaaatgtggacggtaatatgatcattttgcctacacgtacgttactttcagcgtttgcttgcagtgcgtctgatagttccatgcacagatcttgttgatgcaATCCGAGAATTGAGACGCGCgccctgttttaacatacgcgtctacgacgtactgttggaatagtttgccgctggagtgcaaaatactacatgtattcctcattgctaatctgtatgcgtaaaattggcatcgagtaagccttattcacttggcaCTTTTTATCGGGAACATTTAAATccttgtgccagccaatgtctccgtaggGGAATAAAAGCGggaaaccataggatcgcaattcatattgagcgtggaaatcggtttacaggagttgcctatgggatagatgcaaatgttcctttcggcaggcgtttcgccatcttctccgacgaaaatcactgcaatgtcggggcattgtatcgtcgtaaatcctgcctagggttttccttcatacagatgctgtttggactgagcgatttcatgcatgtgtttgtatgatttagcgaaggggttgatagttcagagcatggaatctagctggagaagtacattttcgctgcatgcagagtttgctttattttgtaagtgtacttcagtatcTTGCGctctgtcaaaaacatacaactgtccatatcctggagaggtagaagtgttagcatatggtggagagatttggtgataaatttgcccgtgtattttaaaaccgaattgtctgtggccaggaggttgagttatctgtgcacccatggaagcaaacgctagagaagagttgtattctcaaatgtgttcatgatcatttttagcttctgatgtttgctgtgtaagaagctgttgtaaagacgcaggtggctcccgcaaaggtggtaaagctactttaccgttgcggcagcacctcgagtacttgttggatgtattacgctcagcaggctagtatagtgcatgacatgaagaggacgaataggaatcaagaaatgccgagtcagctgcgtgtgggtgggaccggttttgaagtggaagcaggacaaaccagaagagataTATAAAAGATTGTATTTGTCTCCTTCATAAGGGTATcgagttaataaagctatcttaataatcataacctgcatgtctttttccatacaactgtaaacctacttttgcccacccctgtataattCCAGATTAGTAGACTTGCCTCCACTTCCAGGACCCATAACATTGCCAATACTACTTGCTCCTGATCTGAGTTGATTTGCATCAATGGGTTGTCCACCAGGTCCTAAACCCATTCCAATACCACCAAGTCCATCTACAAAGAGATTAAAGGAGGATTACTAAGATAAATGGCACCTTAATAGCTGAGCCACAACATATTGCCAAACACTTACGAGGTAGTGATGATCTGTCCTGAGAGGAGAAGTCTCCTTTAACCACTGCTTTTTCATCCTGTAAAGACACAACTGAGCATCAAGAAATACTTTATTTAGAAACCCTGCAAGATACTCTGAGCAAAGCAACACTTACCATCTTGACATGCATAGGTCTGTTGAATAGCTGTTGTCCATTAAACATGGCTGTAATGATTAaggcaaataacaaaaatacGAGGAGGCTGCAAGTTATTTACCAGCACTACTCAAAATGACCCTTATCGCCATGCCAATTCACGTTAACACAATACTTTGAAATACAACATTGCTGCCATCTGAACAGCTAGTTTGAAAGTAAGTTATCCATTCCCctaaaacaaaaccactataTTTCAACCTCAAACATTTGCAccacacaaatacaaatacattatGAAAATGGCTGATCGCTAACaaaacctttaaaatgttttactttcacATAAATCAGTAACAGCAACAGCAAAATAAACCAgagcacaaaataaatgtaaactgctCTATTAAACGTATCAATGTCGCTTACTAAAAATCGCAACATGTTAACCCCACTGTCTACACATCAGTTATCAGTTAACAGCTGCTACTGTACTACATAAACATTATCAATTTTCTACATTAGTTAACAttcttagttttgtttttcactcTGCAGAATGATCCAGATTCCTAATTTGTTGCTACAAAAGTAACCCTCCTTTCACTGGATTGCTTTTTAAATTCCCCTTCCTAAACAGACCCCACTGTAGTAAAGAGTTTTGGTAAATATGTACATCTTTATGGGTTTACAGTATTACCTGTGGTTGCGAGTATCTAGTACAACATGGGCATTTACtttaatgtacaatttaaataccCCAAATACAATTACACATTAACCCAACAGCTTTAGAACACCAGGTCATTTGACACCAAAAGGATACAAATTGCCTGAACAGCTTCAAGTGACTGCTCAAATGTGACTGTGCCCATTCCTCTGCTCTTCCCATCCTTGTCTTCCAATATATCTGCTCGTACCACATTTCCAGCCATGCCAAAGACTTCTTTCAGTTTTTTCCAACCAACTTTGTAGTCAAGCTACAGAACACAAAGGAACAAACATGTTAATGCTACTTACACAGGTAAATCATACCAAGGTGTACTCAAGTTATGCTGAATCAGTTTTGTATTCTTAAAAATAGGTACATGGCTGTAATGATTAaggcaaataacaaaaatatgagGAGGCTGCAAGTACATCTCTGACTAACATTTACCCTAATCAAGCCCAGTGCTTTCCTTGTGCATTAAATCTCATTTACTACAGAATGTGAACAAGAGTAATTAAAAGTCTAAATCTGACAAACTACGCTTTATGCAACAATGCCCACCTTCAAATAAACTGTCTCAGAACTGTTACTATAGGGCACTGCCTTGT encodes:
- the hnrnpm gene encoding heterogeneous nuclear ribonucleoprotein M, which encodes MKKAVETVHKYNMNGRPLKVREDPDGELARRAAQRAGGGQSGGMGMGPNMTPLTNIPPSLQNNPNIPSEIIHALQAGRLGSTIFVANLDYKVGWKKLKEVFGMAGNVVRADILEDKDGKSRGMGTVTFEQSLEAVQAISMFNGQQLFNRPMHVKMDEKAVVKGDFSSQDRSSLPHGLGGIGMGLGPGGQPIDANQLRSGASSIGNVMGPGSGGIDGMNYGGMGRLGGMDSSFGGVMGGMDRFGPTGMGRMNEMERGLGGGFDQNFSRGDVGMSRGFGDSFDRGIGSSMSMERMGSSMDRMSSGMDRMQGLDRVGMGIDRMDRVADIDRLGSGYDRLSSGMDRMGPGMDRLGSGLDRMSSSMDRLGPVGYDRLGPSGMERMGSGMDYMAPMGMDRMGSGMDRMGASFDRVGGMGMDRYPATGLDHMASVGAGSGFDRSADMDRGGFGAGVAASGAGANPRKGCQIFVRNLPFDFTWKMLKDTFNSCGHVQYADIKMENGKSKGCGVVRFENPETAERACRLMNGTKLSGREIDVRIDRNA